The following are encoded together in the Mammaliicoccus vitulinus genome:
- the pcrA gene encoding DNA helicase PcrA → MNALLDRMNDEQKQAVKTTQGPLLIMAGAGSGKTRVLTHRIAYLLGEKDVSPYNVLAITFTNKAAKEMKERISHLVGPEAESIWISTFHSMCVRILRRDIDRIGIERNFTIIDPTDQKSVIKEILKKENIDSKKYEPRTFIGAISNLKNELKTAEDAEKEANDFYAMMVARVYKGYQDKLLRNHALDFDDLIMMTIQLFNRVPEVLEFYQNKFQYIHVDEYQDTNKAQYTLVNLLASKFKNICVVGDSDQSIYGWRGADIKNILSFEEDYPNAQTIFLERNYRSTKTILTAANEVIRNNSERKPKALWTDNTSGEKIKYYEATTERDEAEYVIREILKKKQEGYNNQDIAILYRTNAQSRVLEETFLKSNIPYTMVGGTKFYDRKEIKDILSYLRLVSNSNDDISFERIINIPKRGIGPTSVQKIAQYAAMNNLSYFDALGEVDFIGLSKKVTQEGADFYEMMNNFMQQQEFLTITELVEQILDKSGYRRMLENEQTIESQSRLENIDEFLSVPRDYEKNTPIEEQSLMNFLTDLSLVADVDNADLEAGVTLMTMHSAKGLEFKVVFIIGMEESIFPHFRSLQSGEEHEMEEERRIAYVAITRAEQELHLSHATTRTLFGRSQANLKSRFLKEIPEDLLDGVKPKSSFKSKQTSTPKRGFAGRMNTQQKPATSWNVGDKVTHKSWGEGMVSAVNDKNGSVELDIIFKKEGPKRLLAQFAPIEKKGE, encoded by the coding sequence ATGAACGCATTGTTAGATAGAATGAATGACGAACAAAAACAAGCAGTCAAAACAACGCAAGGTCCATTACTTATTATGGCAGGTGCTGGTAGTGGTAAGACGAGAGTATTAACACATAGAATTGCGTATTTATTAGGTGAGAAAGACGTTTCTCCTTACAATGTTTTGGCTATCACATTTACGAATAAAGCGGCTAAAGAAATGAAAGAAAGAATTAGTCATTTAGTTGGTCCTGAAGCTGAAAGTATTTGGATATCAACATTCCACTCAATGTGTGTAAGAATCTTAAGACGCGACATTGATCGTATAGGGATTGAAAGAAACTTTACGATAATAGATCCTACCGACCAAAAATCAGTGATTAAAGAAATTTTAAAGAAGGAAAATATAGATAGTAAAAAGTATGAACCTAGAACGTTTATAGGGGCTATATCTAATTTAAAAAATGAATTAAAAACTGCTGAAGATGCTGAAAAAGAAGCGAATGATTTTTATGCAATGATGGTTGCACGCGTTTATAAAGGTTATCAAGATAAATTATTACGAAACCATGCGCTAGACTTTGATGATTTAATTATGATGACGATTCAATTGTTCAACCGTGTACCCGAGGTATTGGAATTTTATCAAAATAAATTTCAATATATTCATGTTGATGAATATCAAGATACGAACAAAGCACAATATACACTTGTAAATTTATTAGCAAGTAAATTTAAAAACATTTGTGTAGTAGGTGACTCTGACCAATCTATTTATGGTTGGAGAGGTGCAGATATTAAAAATATTCTATCTTTTGAAGAAGATTATCCAAATGCACAAACGATTTTTCTAGAACGTAATTATAGATCTACAAAAACGATCTTAACAGCAGCCAATGAAGTGATACGAAATAATTCAGAGCGTAAACCAAAAGCTTTATGGACTGATAACACTTCTGGTGAAAAGATTAAATATTATGAGGCTACAACAGAAAGAGACGAAGCAGAATATGTTATTCGTGAAATATTAAAGAAAAAGCAAGAAGGTTACAACAATCAAGATATTGCTATTTTATATAGAACAAATGCACAATCTCGTGTACTTGAAGAGACGTTCTTAAAATCGAATATTCCATATACGATGGTCGGCGGTACAAAGTTCTATGATCGAAAAGAAATCAAAGACATTCTTAGTTATTTGAGATTAGTTTCTAATAGCAATGATGATATCAGTTTCGAAAGAATTATTAACATACCTAAACGTGGAATAGGACCAACTTCAGTTCAAAAAATTGCTCAATATGCAGCGATGAATAACTTGAGTTACTTCGATGCGTTAGGTGAAGTTGATTTTATTGGATTATCTAAAAAAGTCACGCAAGAAGGTGCTGACTTTTATGAAATGATGAACAATTTCATGCAACAACAAGAATTTTTAACGATTACTGAACTTGTTGAACAGATTCTTGATAAATCAGGATATAGACGAATGCTAGAAAATGAACAAACAATTGAATCTCAAAGTAGACTTGAGAATATAGACGAATTCTTATCAGTACCTAGAGATTATGAGAAGAATACACCTATAGAGGAACAATCACTGATGAACTTCTTAACGGACTTATCATTAGTTGCTGATGTTGATAATGCAGATTTAGAAGCAGGCGTGACGTTGATGACTATGCACTCAGCTAAAGGATTAGAGTTCAAAGTTGTCTTCATCATTGGTATGGAAGAAAGCATCTTCCCTCACTTTAGAAGTTTACAATCAGGCGAGGAACATGAAATGGAAGAAGAACGTAGAATTGCATATGTTGCTATAACGCGTGCTGAACAAGAACTACATTTATCTCATGCAACTACTCGTACATTGTTTGGTAGGTCTCAAGCTAATTTGAAATCTAGATTCTTAAAAGAAATTCCAGAAGATCTATTAGATGGTGTTAAACCAAAATCTTCATTTAAATCTAAACAAACTTCTACACCGAAACGCGGATTTGCTGGACGTATGAATACACAACAAAAACCTGCAACATCTTGGAATGTTGGTGATAAAGTTACGCACAAATCATGGGGAGAAGGTATGGTTAGTGCTGTAAATGACAAGAATGGTTCAGTTGAGTTAGATATTATATTTAAAAAAGAAGGACCGAAACGTTTATTAGCTCAATTTGCACCAATTGAGAAAAAGGGAGAGTAA
- the ligA gene encoding NAD-dependent DNA ligase LigA translates to MDELKTRIDELHQLLHRYNHEYHVLDNPTVPDSEYDKLLHELISIEEQYPELKTPDSPTVRVGGAPLSQFEKINHDTPMLSLGNAFNEEDLKKFDQRVREKVSNVRYTCELKIDGLAVSLKYVDGRFVQGLTRGDGTTGENITENLKTIHAIPLTIKEPLSIEVRGEAYMPRKSFMSLNEIKEQNGEQLFANPRNAAAGSLRQLDSKLTAKRKLDIFLYSVNDLTEIEAASQSEALNNLDELGFKTNKERETFDDIEGVLSFINKWTEQRNELSYDIDGIVIKVDDLSQQEELGFTQKSPRWAIAYKFPAEEVLTTLKDIELSIGRTGVVTPTAILEPVKVAGTTVSRASLHNEDLIHEKDIRIGDKVIIKKAGDIIPEVVRSIAEDRNEDSEVYHMPTHCPSCEHELVRIEGEVALRCINPKCRAQLVEGMIHFVSRQAMNIDGLGDKIVEQLYQNDKIKDVADLYYLTAEDLLPLERMGEKKVHNLLTAIEASKEKSLEHLLFGLGVRHLGTKASRVISEQYESIDRLFEVTIDNLILIPDVGHKMAQSLVTYMENEDIKVLIDKLKQKNVNMTYKGIKQSDIEGHPDFSGKTFVLTGKMTEMARPEATKIIQSLGAKVTGSVTKNTDVVIAGEDAGSKLEKAEKLNIEVWTEEDWLNKYRNINE, encoded by the coding sequence ATGGATGAATTAAAGACAAGAATTGATGAACTTCATCAATTGTTACATCGTTATAATCACGAATATCATGTATTAGATAATCCAACTGTACCTGATAGTGAATACGATAAATTACTACATGAATTAATTTCTATAGAAGAACAATATCCTGAACTTAAGACGCCTGATTCACCAACTGTTAGAGTTGGTGGGGCGCCGTTATCTCAATTTGAGAAAATAAATCATGACACACCTATGTTGTCTTTAGGTAATGCTTTTAACGAAGAAGATTTAAAAAAGTTTGATCAAAGAGTAAGAGAGAAAGTCAGTAATGTTCGCTATACATGTGAATTGAAAATTGATGGTCTTGCTGTTTCATTAAAGTATGTTGATGGACGTTTTGTACAAGGTTTAACACGTGGAGATGGTACAACAGGCGAAAACATCACAGAAAACTTAAAAACGATTCATGCTATTCCATTAACAATTAAAGAACCACTTTCAATAGAAGTACGTGGTGAGGCTTATATGCCTAGAAAATCATTTATGTCTTTAAATGAAATTAAAGAACAAAATGGTGAACAACTTTTTGCAAATCCGAGGAATGCTGCTGCAGGTTCGTTAAGACAGCTCGATTCAAAATTAACAGCAAAGAGAAAGCTTGATATATTCTTATATAGTGTGAATGATTTAACAGAAATTGAAGCGGCTAGCCAATCTGAAGCATTGAATAATCTAGATGAACTCGGCTTCAAAACTAACAAAGAAAGAGAAACCTTTGATGATATAGAAGGTGTACTATCTTTCATAAATAAATGGACTGAACAAAGAAATGAATTATCTTATGATATTGACGGCATCGTCATTAAAGTAGATGATTTGAGCCAGCAAGAAGAACTTGGTTTTACACAAAAATCTCCGAGATGGGCAATTGCATATAAATTCCCGGCAGAAGAAGTATTAACTACTTTAAAGGACATTGAGTTAAGTATTGGTAGAACGGGTGTCGTAACACCAACAGCAATATTAGAGCCTGTTAAAGTAGCTGGGACAACTGTATCAAGAGCATCTTTACATAACGAAGACTTAATACATGAAAAAGATATCCGTATCGGCGACAAAGTCATCATCAAAAAAGCAGGTGACATCATACCGGAAGTCGTTAGAAGTATCGCTGAAGATAGAAATGAAGATAGTGAAGTTTATCATATGCCTACGCATTGCCCAAGCTGTGAACATGAGCTAGTAAGAATTGAAGGAGAAGTAGCTTTAAGATGTATTAATCCTAAATGCCGAGCTCAACTCGTTGAAGGCATGATTCATTTTGTTTCTAGACAAGCTATGAATATTGATGGACTAGGTGATAAAATAGTAGAACAGCTTTATCAAAATGATAAAATTAAAGATGTAGCTGATTTATATTATTTAACAGCAGAAGATTTATTGCCTTTAGAAAGAATGGGCGAGAAAAAAGTTCATAATTTATTAACAGCTATCGAAGCATCAAAAGAAAAATCGCTTGAACATTTACTGTTTGGTTTAGGTGTTAGACATCTTGGAACGAAAGCAAGTCGTGTCATATCTGAACAATACGAATCCATTGATCGATTGTTCGAAGTGACCATTGATAATTTAATTTTAATACCTGATGTAGGACATAAGATGGCTCAATCACTTGTTACTTATATGGAAAATGAAGATATTAAAGTATTAATTGATAAGTTAAAACAGAAAAATGTTAATATGACTTATAAAGGTATTAAGCAATCTGATATAGAAGGACATCCTGATTTTAGTGGAAAAACTTTCGTATTAACTGGTAAAATGACAGAGATGGCAAGACCTGAAGCTACAAAAATCATTCAATCGCTAGGCGCAAAAGTAACAGGAAGTGTGACGAAAAATACAGATGTCGTTATTGCTGGTGAAGATGCAGGTTCCAAGCTAGAAAAAGCTGAGAAATTAAACATTGAAGTTTGGACAGAAGAAGATTGGTTAAACAAATATCGTAATATCAATGAATAG